In the genome of Telluria mixta, the window ATTGGGGATGCCGTGCGCCTGATATGGATTGGTACCGATGAACAAGACAAAGTCGGCATTCTCAACATCTTCAGTCGTATGGCAGTCCTGCCTTCCAAACATCCGCCCGTTAACCCAGAAGTCGCCTGTTTTCTCTTGTCCGAGCGCGGTATACAGATAAAAGCTCTTCATTACCTTCAGTAGCTGTCGGCTGTATGCTCCCCCAAGGTGATTCCCTTGGCCACCACCACCGTAGAACGCAAAAGCTTTGCCGCCGTGCTGCTTTTTGATCCTCAGCAATCGACTCGCTATGTCGGAAAGCGCCTCATCCCAAGTAACGCGAACGAAAGAACCGTCAGGTTGACGTTTCAGCGGATACTGCAGACGATCTTCATTACTCTGGTAGTGGACAAGCCGCGCCGCTTTCTGGCAGATGTACCCCTTGCTGGTTGGGGCGCTTTCATCGCCGCGTATCTTCTTGAGTTGTTCATTCTCAACGTCTACAAGTAAGCCGCAGTTACGTGAACAGAGAATGCAAGCCGTCTGATGTGTAGTCATATGCGCAAATCCAGAGGTATGAATGAAGAGTGAATGGAGCGTGGAATAGTGACCGAACATCAATCGGGCAAAGAGTCATTCACTAGGAACAAAAGGCGGGCGTACCCGCCATTCCATATCGAGCGGGCTTCTTATTCCGCCAGCTTCACGTTCATTGTGATGCGCGCGGTAAGGACTTTCGTTCCCTGATCATCCAGGACATCAACCGGCACCACCTTATCGCCTGCAGTATTCCAGTCGACCTGGCTACCGTCCGAGATTGCACGTACATCGGTCTTGGCCTTGGCGAGATATTCAACCGTCATTCCTTTCGGAATCCAACGGCCGCCCTCGGGAATGGATACATCCGTCATCATGCCGGCAACCAGTTCGGCGGCATTGCAAAGCGCAATCGCGTGGATGCTCCCCAAGTGATTGGTGACCTCACGCCGGAAAGGGACTTTGGCTTCAGCGTACGCTGGGCGGAGATCCGTAAGCGTTGGCTCGATTGTGGCGAAGTAAGGCGCCATCTGGCATACCATTTTGCTGAATTGCTCAGCCCCACCAACTTTGAACATCTCCATGACTTGACTCATCGTCCGATCTCCTATTGAGTTAAAACAGAGTAAAATTCTGTTACAGAATATTATTCTATAACATTTTTCTGTGTCAAGCTGCCCAACCCATATTCCTGCGGTATCATGCGTTTTTAGAATCAATACTCAAAAGTGCGAATTTGGCAACAATAGATGTCCTCGAACGAAACTTCCCAGGCAGACGCGCGCAGCTAAAACGCGAGATTTTGTTGGGAGCATTGGCCTGCTTTAATGAGCACGGCCTTGATGTGACCACTATCGAGATGATTAAAGTTCGCTGCGACACAAGTGTGGGAAATATCTATCATCACTTCGGCAGCAAGGAAGGACTGGCAGCGGCGCTCTTCTTTAGCTCGCTGGAAGATCAAGGGCGGCTCTTGAGCGAGTACCTTGAAAAGGCCCAGACCGCGCAAGAAGGTGTGAGCGCCATTGTGTATAGCTATGTAGATTGGGTTGCCAACCAGCCAGAATTAGCTAGTTTTCAATACCAAGGCCGATCAATGGTTGCGAAGGGACCATACAGCGACGAGCTCACTGCAAGAAATCGCTCTCGAAATCAAAACCTCCTGAACTGGTGGAACGTACCTGGCAGACGGGAGCTTATCAAGAGCATCCCTCTGGAGCTATTTCCATCCCTGATCATCGGGCAAGCGGAAAGCTATTGTCGGGCGTGGCTGTCGGGGCGCGTGCATACCACCCCAACTGCATACCGAGCGCACCTCGCACAAGCAGCTTGGCTTTCGTTGGGCACCGACGTGCAAGGGAACAGCTAGACTACGCGATCCGGAGCGTAGGTCAAACTAGCGGAAGCAGTCCGGCGAGTTCCGGATATCGCGCGAGGAGCCTTTCTGGCCAACCCAGCGAGAGGTATAGCCAGTGATTGGGACGTGTCAGATTTTCTGTGTGGAACGGGGTCGTGAAATAATGCCGAAAGGTCTGTCCCATGACCGAAGTGATGACCACCAAGAAGCCCAAAAAACAGAAAGCGGCGTCCCCGTTCCCGGTCGAGCTGATCGACCAGTTGCTGGCCCAGGTTGAGAACAAGGACGCCGCGTCGATCCTTGGCGAATCCGGGTTGGCCGGGCAGCTCAAAAGATGCTGGCCGAGCGCGTGCTTTCGGCCGAGCTGAGCCATCATCTGGCCAATGAGGACGAAAGAAGTAAAAACCACCGCAACGGCAGCAGCCCGAAGAAGGTGTTGACACCTGGTGGCGAGCTCAACCTGGACGTTCCACGCGACCGCCTGTCGAGTTTTGAGCCGAAGTTGGTCGCCAAACACCAGCGCCGTATGCCTGGCTTTGACGATCACGTCATCAGCATGTACGCGCGCGGCATGAGCGTGCGCGAAATTCAAGCGCACCTGCTGGAGTTGTACGGCACCGAAGTATCGCCGGACCTGATTTCGACGATCACCGACGAGGTTCTCGAAGAGGTCGCGCAGTGGCAGCAACGGCCGCTTGAAGCGATGTATCCGATCGTTTATTTTGATGCGCTGCGTCTGAAGATCCAGGACGAAGGCACCGTCAAA includes:
- a CDS encoding hotdog fold domain-containing protein, with the translated sequence MSQVMEMFKVGGAEQFSKMVCQMAPYFATIEPTLTDLRPAYAEAKVPFRREVTNHLGSIHAIALCNAAELVAGMMTDVSIPEGGRWIPKGMTVEYLAKAKTDVRAISDGSQVDWNTAGDKVVPVDVLDDQGTKVLTARITMNVKLAE
- a CDS encoding TetR/AcrR family transcriptional regulator; its protein translation is MATIDVLERNFPGRRAQLKREILLGALACFNEHGLDVTTIEMIKVRCDTSVGNIYHHFGSKEGLAAALFFSSLEDQGRLLSEYLEKAQTAQEGVSAIVYSYVDWVANQPELASFQYQGRSMVAKGPYSDELTARNRSRNQNLLNWWNVPGRRELIKSIPLELFPSLIIGQAESYCRAWLSGRVHTTPTAYRAHLAQAAWLSLGTDVQGNS